In Carya illinoinensis cultivar Pawnee chromosome 9, C.illinoinensisPawnee_v1, whole genome shotgun sequence, the following are encoded in one genomic region:
- the LOC122277067 gene encoding probable purple acid phosphatase 20 isoform X1 codes for MAVRGGLRLFLTSAVLAMAFAGFFGGVDSYNRPPMHKTLVVRNLADDLDAVSPQQVHLSVVGEDKMRISWITEAPTPATVQYGTSPGKYEFSADGTTSSYSYLTYDSGEIHDTVIGPLKPNSLYYYRCGVDSTREFSFKTPPAQFPVKFAVVGDLGQTGWTQSTLRHIAESNYDMLLLPGDLSYADLNQPLWDSFGRLVEPLASQRPWMVTQGNHEIEKIPLIHSEPFTAYNARWRMPFEQSGSGSNLFYSFDVAGVHVIMLGSYTDFDPNSAQFKWLVADLRKIDRNKTPWTVVLIHAPWYNSNTAHQGEKESIDMKASMEGLLYRARVDVVFAGHVHAYERFTRVYNGKTDNCGPVHITIGDGGNREGLASKYINPKPNISIFREASFGHGQLAVVNATHALWTWHRNDDDAAVSSDSVWLRSLSSDTACKVKT; via the exons ATGGCTGTGCGAGGAGGGCTGAGGCTGTTTCTAACATCAGCAGTACTGGCCATGGCCTTCGCCGGATTCTTTGGTGGCGTAGATTCCTACAATCGGCCGCCTATGCACAAGACCCTCGTCGTTCGTAATCTCGCGGACGATCTTGACGCTGTTTCACCGCAACAG GTGCATTTATCTGTAGTTGGGGAAGACAAAATGAGGATTTCATGGATTACTGAAGCCCCAACCCCAGCAACAGTACAATATGGTACCTCTCCTGGGAAGTACGAGTTTTCCGCAGATGGGACTACATCTTCGTACAGTTATTTGACGTATGATTCTGGGGAGATTCATGACACTGTAATTGGTCCATTGAAGCCCAATTCACTATATTACTACCGTTGTGGCGTAGATTCCACCCGCGAGTTCAGTTTCAAAACCCCACCAGCTCAGTTCCCAGTCAAATTCGCTGTTGTTG GTGATCTTGGACAGACTGGGTGGACCCAATCAACTCTCCGACACATAGCAGAATCGAACTACGACATGCTGCTACTTCCAGGAGACTTATCGTATGCAGATCTCAATCAGCCTTTATGGGATTCATTTGGAAGGCTTGTCGAGCCACTGGCTAGCCAGAGGCCTTGGATGGTGACGCAAGGCAACCATGAGATTGAGAAGATCCCACTCATACACAGCGAACCCTTCACAGCCTACAATGCAAGATGGCGCATGCCATTCGAACAGAGTGGCTCGGGCTCAAATCTCTTCTATTCTTTCGATGTCGCCGGAGTGCATGTCATCATGTTGGGCTCGTACACAGATTTTGATCCTAACTCAGCACAGTTCAAGTGGTTAGTGGCAGACTTGCGGAAGATTGATAGGAACAAAACTCCGTGGACAGTAGTGCTTATTCATGCGCCCTGGTACAATTCTAATACAGCTCATCAGGGTGAGAAAGAGTCGATTGACATGAAGGCATCCATGGAAGGGTTACTTTACCGAGCTCGCGTGGATGTTGTTTTTGCCGGACATGTACATGCCTATGAGCGCTTT ACTCGCGTTTACAATGGGAAAACTGATAATTGTGGTCCGGTGCATATCACCATTGGAGATGGTGGGAACCGCGAAGGACTTGCCAGCAA GTATATAAATCCAAAGCCCAACATATCCATTTTCAGGGAGGCGAGCTTTGGGCACGGGCAATTGGCGGTGGTGAATGCAACCCATGCGCTCTGGACATGGCACAGAAATGATGACGACGCAGCAGTTTCCAGTGATTCAGTATGGTTGAGAAGCCTATCATCTGACACTGCTTGTAAAGTGAAAACCTGA
- the LOC122277067 gene encoding probable purple acid phosphatase 20 isoform X2 translates to MAARELGLFLVSTGLALNGCLGSLNTYNRPPPRPTIVNHLENLKSASPQQVHLSVVGEDKMRISWITEAPTPATVQYGTSPGKYEFSADGTTSSYSYLTYDSGEIHDTVIGPLKPNSLYYYRCGVDSTREFSFKTPPAQFPVKFAVVGDLGQTGWTQSTLRHIAESNYDMLLLPGDLSYADLNQPLWDSFGRLVEPLASQRPWMVTQGNHEIEKIPLIHSEPFTAYNARWRMPFEQSGSGSNLFYSFDVAGVHVIMLGSYTDFDPNSAQFKWLVADLRKIDRNKTPWTVVLIHAPWYNSNTAHQGEKESIDMKASMEGLLYRARVDVVFAGHVHAYERFTRVYNGKTDNCGPVHITIGDGGNREGLASKYINPKPNISIFREASFGHGQLAVVNATHALWTWHRNDDDAAVSSDSVWLRSLSSDTACKVKT, encoded by the exons ATGGCTGCGCGAGAACTGGGGCTGTTTCTCGTATCAACGGGCCTCGCCTTGAATGGGTGTTTGGGCAGTCTCAATACGTACAATCGTCCGCCGCCCCGCCCGACCATTGTGAACCATTTGGAAAATCTTAAGTCTGCTTCTCCTCAGCAG GTGCATTTATCTGTAGTTGGGGAAGACAAAATGAGGATTTCATGGATTACTGAAGCCCCAACCCCAGCAACAGTACAATATGGTACCTCTCCTGGGAAGTACGAGTTTTCCGCAGATGGGACTACATCTTCGTACAGTTATTTGACGTATGATTCTGGGGAGATTCATGACACTGTAATTGGTCCATTGAAGCCCAATTCACTATATTACTACCGTTGTGGCGTAGATTCCACCCGCGAGTTCAGTTTCAAAACCCCACCAGCTCAGTTCCCAGTCAAATTCGCTGTTGTTG GTGATCTTGGACAGACTGGGTGGACCCAATCAACTCTCCGACACATAGCAGAATCGAACTACGACATGCTGCTACTTCCAGGAGACTTATCGTATGCAGATCTCAATCAGCCTTTATGGGATTCATTTGGAAGGCTTGTCGAGCCACTGGCTAGCCAGAGGCCTTGGATGGTGACGCAAGGCAACCATGAGATTGAGAAGATCCCACTCATACACAGCGAACCCTTCACAGCCTACAATGCAAGATGGCGCATGCCATTCGAACAGAGTGGCTCGGGCTCAAATCTCTTCTATTCTTTCGATGTCGCCGGAGTGCATGTCATCATGTTGGGCTCGTACACAGATTTTGATCCTAACTCAGCACAGTTCAAGTGGTTAGTGGCAGACTTGCGGAAGATTGATAGGAACAAAACTCCGTGGACAGTAGTGCTTATTCATGCGCCCTGGTACAATTCTAATACAGCTCATCAGGGTGAGAAAGAGTCGATTGACATGAAGGCATCCATGGAAGGGTTACTTTACCGAGCTCGCGTGGATGTTGTTTTTGCCGGACATGTACATGCCTATGAGCGCTTT ACTCGCGTTTACAATGGGAAAACTGATAATTGTGGTCCGGTGCATATCACCATTGGAGATGGTGGGAACCGCGAAGGACTTGCCAGCAA GTATATAAATCCAAAGCCCAACATATCCATTTTCAGGGAGGCGAGCTTTGGGCACGGGCAATTGGCGGTGGTGAATGCAACCCATGCGCTCTGGACATGGCACAGAAATGATGACGACGCAGCAGTTTCCAGTGATTCAGTATGGTTGAGAAGCCTATCATCTGACACTGCTTGTAAAGTGAAAACCTGA
- the LOC122277067 gene encoding probable purple acid phosphatase 20 isoform X3 → MRISWITEAPTPATVQYGTSPGKYEFSADGTTSSYSYLTYDSGEIHDTVIGPLKPNSLYYYRCGVDSTREFSFKTPPAQFPVKFAVVGDLGQTGWTQSTLRHIAESNYDMLLLPGDLSYADLNQPLWDSFGRLVEPLASQRPWMVTQGNHEIEKIPLIHSEPFTAYNARWRMPFEQSGSGSNLFYSFDVAGVHVIMLGSYTDFDPNSAQFKWLVADLRKIDRNKTPWTVVLIHAPWYNSNTAHQGEKESIDMKASMEGLLYRARVDVVFAGHVHAYERFTRVYNGKTDNCGPVHITIGDGGNREGLASKYINPKPNISIFREASFGHGQLAVVNATHALWTWHRNDDDAAVSSDSVWLRSLSSDTACKVKT, encoded by the exons ATGAGGATTTCATGGATTACTGAAGCCCCAACCCCAGCAACAGTACAATATGGTACCTCTCCTGGGAAGTACGAGTTTTCCGCAGATGGGACTACATCTTCGTACAGTTATTTGACGTATGATTCTGGGGAGATTCATGACACTGTAATTGGTCCATTGAAGCCCAATTCACTATATTACTACCGTTGTGGCGTAGATTCCACCCGCGAGTTCAGTTTCAAAACCCCACCAGCTCAGTTCCCAGTCAAATTCGCTGTTGTTG GTGATCTTGGACAGACTGGGTGGACCCAATCAACTCTCCGACACATAGCAGAATCGAACTACGACATGCTGCTACTTCCAGGAGACTTATCGTATGCAGATCTCAATCAGCCTTTATGGGATTCATTTGGAAGGCTTGTCGAGCCACTGGCTAGCCAGAGGCCTTGGATGGTGACGCAAGGCAACCATGAGATTGAGAAGATCCCACTCATACACAGCGAACCCTTCACAGCCTACAATGCAAGATGGCGCATGCCATTCGAACAGAGTGGCTCGGGCTCAAATCTCTTCTATTCTTTCGATGTCGCCGGAGTGCATGTCATCATGTTGGGCTCGTACACAGATTTTGATCCTAACTCAGCACAGTTCAAGTGGTTAGTGGCAGACTTGCGGAAGATTGATAGGAACAAAACTCCGTGGACAGTAGTGCTTATTCATGCGCCCTGGTACAATTCTAATACAGCTCATCAGGGTGAGAAAGAGTCGATTGACATGAAGGCATCCATGGAAGGGTTACTTTACCGAGCTCGCGTGGATGTTGTTTTTGCCGGACATGTACATGCCTATGAGCGCTTT ACTCGCGTTTACAATGGGAAAACTGATAATTGTGGTCCGGTGCATATCACCATTGGAGATGGTGGGAACCGCGAAGGACTTGCCAGCAA GTATATAAATCCAAAGCCCAACATATCCATTTTCAGGGAGGCGAGCTTTGGGCACGGGCAATTGGCGGTGGTGAATGCAACCCATGCGCTCTGGACATGGCACAGAAATGATGACGACGCAGCAGTTTCCAGTGATTCAGTATGGTTGAGAAGCCTATCATCTGACACTGCTTGTAAAGTGAAAACCTGA